From Sebaldella sp. S0638, the proteins below share one genomic window:
- a CDS encoding glucosamine-6-phosphate deaminase — translation MEIIKTKDYMELSEYAGKIILDEIKSEKKTLICLASGDTPLGTYTYVADALKGEDLSKYNFVFVGLDEWVGMDKNDKGSCQDYMQRDLFGKLNLAPGQLVEFNAKSDNLEEECRKMDTFIKENGGLDLVILGVGMNGHLGLNEPGTSFDKYSHVVDLSDNTKEVAKKYFDTERKLEKGITLGIKHFLEAKKEVLIISGSKKADIAKKVAEGEVSEDIPATSAKLHKNSCLILDGESSSKL, via the coding sequence ATGGAAATAATTAAAACCAAAGATTATATGGAACTTTCTGAATATGCAGGAAAAATAATTCTCGACGAGATAAAAAGCGAGAAAAAAACATTAATATGTCTTGCCTCGGGAGATACTCCGCTGGGGACCTATACATATGTGGCTGATGCATTGAAAGGCGAGGATTTGTCAAAATATAACTTTGTATTCGTAGGACTGGACGAATGGGTAGGAATGGATAAAAATGACAAAGGAAGCTGTCAGGATTATATGCAGAGAGATTTATTCGGAAAGCTGAATCTGGCACCGGGACAGCTTGTGGAATTTAATGCGAAATCGGATAATCTTGAGGAAGAATGCCGTAAGATGGATACTTTTATAAAAGAAAATGGAGGACTTGATCTGGTAATTCTTGGTGTAGGGATGAACGGTCATCTGGGCTTAAATGAACCGGGAACATCTTTCGATAAATACTCTCATGTGGTAGATCTGAGCGACAATACCAAGGAAGTTGCCAAAAAATATTTTGATACTGAGAGAAAACTGGAAAAAGGGATAACTTTGGGAATAAAGCATTTCCTTGAGGCTAAAAAAGAAGTCCTTATTATTTCAGGAAGCAAAAAAGCAGATATAGCCAAGAAAGTAGCAGAAGGGGAAGTAAGTGAAGATATACCTGCGACATCAGCAAAATTACATAAAAACAGCTGTTTGATATTAGATGGTGAAAGCAGCAGCAAACTTTAA
- a CDS encoding PTS sugar transporter subunit IIB, with product MDFDRLHILLVCNLGASTSVMVSKMTEVAEKSEKLKDVDIKIDAYPVSSLKEHVKNYDVILAGPQIKHKEKEIQQECDKLDKPFAIINSKDYGMVDGAAILKAAILLKVKHDKKNV from the coding sequence ATGGATTTTGACAGACTTCATATATTATTGGTTTGTAACCTGGGGGCTTCTACAAGTGTTATGGTAAGTAAAATGACCGAAGTAGCAGAAAAAAGTGAAAAACTTAAAGATGTAGATATAAAAATAGATGCTTATCCTGTAAGCAGCCTGAAAGAGCATGTAAAAAACTATGATGTAATACTGGCAGGGCCTCAGATAAAGCATAAGGAAAAAGAGATACAGCAGGAATGTGATAAACTGGATAAACCTTTTGCAATAATAAATTCAAAAGATTACGGAATGGTAGACGGAGCAGCAATATTAAAGGCAGCAATTCTTTTAAAAGTAAAACATGATAAAAAAAATGTATAA
- a CDS encoding PTS lactose/cellobiose transporter subunit IIA yields the protein MDIEQVSFQIISFAGDSFSTMLKALGKAKEKDFESAEKLMEEAKKSLDDAHNVHTEVLVSEAQGNKQEYSVLLSHAQDTLMNTILAETLLTEIIELYKTKEDKE from the coding sequence ATGGATATAGAACAAGTGAGTTTTCAGATCATTTCTTTTGCAGGGGATAGTTTTTCTACTATGTTAAAAGCTCTCGGGAAAGCAAAGGAAAAAGATTTTGAGTCAGCGGAAAAATTAATGGAAGAAGCAAAAAAATCTCTTGATGATGCACATAACGTGCATACAGAGGTACTGGTTTCCGAAGCACAGGGAAATAAACAGGAGTATTCGGTACTGCTTTCCCATGCACAGGACACGCTGATGAATACAATACTGGCAGAAACACTGTTAACTGAAATAATAGAATTATATAAGACAAAAGAAGATAAGGAGTGA